The following are encoded in a window of Impatiens glandulifera chromosome 5, dImpGla2.1, whole genome shotgun sequence genomic DNA:
- the LOC124939584 gene encoding uncharacterized mitochondrial protein AtMg00300-like, producing MEEREERIEGHKWIASGNEGVREKSLYVLQVSTLVGDMETMAEPRDVSSTKFCENYIYGKATRVKFRRSVEVTQKTLSYVHSDL from the exons atggaagagagagaagaacgTATTGAGGGTCACAAATGGATCGCTAGTGGTAATGAGGGTGTGCGAGAGAAGAGTCTTTACGTCCTTCAAGTCAGCACCTTGGTTGGTGATATGGAGACAATGGCAGAACCTCGAGATGTATCGTCCACAA AGTTTTGCGAGAACTACATATACGGTAAAGCTACGAGGGTGAAATTTAGGCGATCAGTTGAGGTGACTCAGAAGACACTCAGTTATGTTCACTCAGACTTGTGA
- the LOC124938565 gene encoding probable galacturonosyltransferase 15 isoform X2: MVGVTDPFDGSMLPSFKDFVKDATSMEDLKTFAFKTKVMMLKLEHSVKSAKKRESIFWHLASHGIPKSLNCLCLKLAEEYAVNAMARSPLPKPQSAYRLTSPYFHHVILLTDNVLAASVVVTSTIESSSHPEKLVFHVVTDKKTYSSMHAWFALNSLITSSSAIVEVKGLHQYDWSRELDVSVKEMLDIHRLIWKQYNFNNIQQQQQDDHHVLSPAYLSLLNHLRIYIPEMFPELDRVLFLDDDVVVQHDLSSLFEMDLNGKVIGAVFDSPGCSTNGGRHECCPGRMYKNYFNFSQTVISSKFAQDDACGWLYGTNIFDLQAWRKTNVTRAYHQWLKLNVKSGLALWEAGTLAPAMLAFEGYVHPIESSWHVAGLGSRFLPEELLVINLEKVAVLHYSGPAKPWLEVGVPELRTIWWRYVNVTNEYIRNCRINY, from the exons ATGGTTGGAGTAACCGACCCGTTTGATGGGTCTATGCTACCATCGTTTAAGGATTTTGTGAAGGATGCGACTTCAATGGAGGACCTCAAAACGTTTGCTTTCAAGACAAAAGTTATG ATGTTGAAACTGGAGCATAGCGTAAAATCAGCTAAGAAGCGTGAGTCGATATTCTGGCATTTAGCTTCACATGGAATCCCCAAGAGCTTAAACTGTCTTTGTCTTAAGTTGGCAGAAGAGTATGCAGTAAATGCCATGGCACGATCTCCCTTACCAAAACCACAAAGTGCTTATCGTCTAACAAGCCCTTATTTTCATCACGTGATTCTCCTAACCGACAATGTTCTCGCCGCCTCGGTTGTGGTCACCTCTACCATAGAAAGTTCCTCTCACCCTGAGAAATTAGTTTTCCACGTAGTAACCGACAAGAAAACTTACTCATCTATGCATGCATGGTTTGCACTCAACTCATTAATTACCTCGTCATCAGCCATTGTTGAAGTGAAGGGACTACATCAATACGATTGGTCTCGCGAACTCGATGTCTCTGTCAAAGAGATGCTTGATATTCATCGCTTGATTTGGAAACAATATAACTTCAACAAcatacaacaacaacaacaagatgATCATCATGTCTTAAGCCCTGCctatctttctctcttgaaTCATCTCCGAATATATATTCCCGAG ATGTTTCCTGAGCTGGACAGGGTGTTGTTCTTGGACGATGATGTGGTGGTACAGCACGACTTGTCTAGTTTATTTGAAATGGATCTTAATGGGAAAGTCATAGGTGCAGTTTTTGACTCACCAGGGTGCAGTACTAATGGAGGTCGACACGAATGCTGTCCAGGAAGAATGTACAAGAACTACTTCAATTTCTCTCAGACTGTCATATCATCTAAGTTTGCCCAAGACGACGCATGTGGATGGTTATATGGCACGAACATCTTTGATCTTCAAGCATGGAGGAAGACCAACGTTACTAGAGCTTACCATCAatggcttaaactt AATGTAAAATCTGGATTGGCATTATGGGAAGCTGGAACACTGGCACCAGCAATGTTAGCATTTGAAGGATATGTGCATCCAATTGAGAGTTCATGGCACGTTGCTGGATTAGGCAGTCGGTTCTTACCAGAAgaattattagtaataaatttgGAAAAAGTGGCGGTTCTGCACTATAGTGGACCGGCAAAGCCATGGCTTGAGGTTGGGGTCCCTGAACTAAGAACCATTTGGTGGCGATATGTAAATGTTACAAACGAATATATTAGGAATTGTAGAATTAATTACTAG
- the LOC124938202 gene encoding integrin-linked protein kinase 1, producing MESKSLPRFPLGKQSSKARENETGMVEVDDVYASELMIDSGVRLMYLANEGDLEGIKELLDNGTDVNFSDIDGRTALHVAVCQGLTNVVELLLLRGAKVGAQDRWTSTPLADAIYYKNYDVIKLLEQYGAKLSLAPLHVKNAREIPEYEIDPKELDFTNSVNITKGTFCIATWRGIQVAVKVLGEEVFADEEKVNAFRDELTLLQKLRHPNVVQFLGAVTQSCPMMIVTEYLPKGDLYAYLKIKCALKPIIAVRLALDIARGMNYLHEHKPEAIIHRDLEPSNILRDDTGHLKVADFGVSKMLKVAKTVKEDKPVTCGDTLWRYVAPEVFKNEEYDTKVDVFSFALILQEMIEGSPPFAALQETDTPKAYVANLRPPFRAPAKFYAHGLRELIDGCWSQDPFMRPTFAQIIVILEDIHNQLIHKSRCKFQLMKCLQNIGSVFKLDCSGRSSHSSHSNNFNSR from the exons ATGGAGTCCAAGTCTCTGCCAAGGTTTCCGTTAGGCAAGCAATCGTCCAAGGCTCGTGAGAACGAAACTGGTATGGTCGAGGTAGACGATGTGTACGCTTCTGAATTGATGATTGATTCTGGTGTACGTCTAATGTATCTAGCTAATGAAGGCGATTTGGAAGGGATTAAGGAACTTTTAGATAATGGAACTGATGTAAATTTTAGCGACATTGACGGAAGAACGGCTCTTCATGTAGCTGTTTGCCAGGGTTTAACTAATGTCGTTGAATTGTTGCTTCTGAGAGGAGCTAAAGTTGGTGCGCAAGACAGATGGACTAGCACG CCTCTTGCAGATGccatatattacaaaaattatgaTGTGATTAAGCTTTTGGAGCAATATGGAGCAAAACTTTCA TTGGCTCCTCTGCATGTGAAAAATGCTCGGGAGATTCCAGAATACGAGATTGATCCTAAAGAACTTGATTTTACAAATAGTGTTAACATTACAAAG GGAACCTTCTGCATTGCCACTTGGCGTGGGATACAGGTTGCTGTCAAAGTTCTTGGTGAGGAAGTATTTGCAGATGAGGAGAAAGT CAACGCTTTTAGGGATGAACTTACGTTACTTCAGAAGTTACGACATCCAAATGTTGTCCAGTTTCTTGGAGCTGTGACACAAAGTTGCCCTATGATGATCGTCACAGAATATCTTCCCAAG gGAGATCTTTAtgcatatttgaaaattaagtgtGCCTTGAAGCCAATAATTGCTGTTAGGTTAGCACTTGATATTGCAAG GGGAATGAATTACTTGCATGAGCACAAACCTGAAGCAATTATTCACCGAGATCTGGAACCCTC AAACATACTGCGGGATGATACTGGGCATCTTAAAGTAGCAGACTTTGGTGTGAGCAAGATGTTGAAGGTTGCAAAAACAGTTAAAGAAGACAAACCAGTTACATGTGGAGATACCTTGT GGCGCTATGTGGCTCCAGAGGTCTTTAAAAATGAAGAATACGATACAAAGGTGGATGTTTTCTCATTTGCATTGATTTTACAGGAG ATGATTGAAGGCTCCCCACCATTTGCTGCATTGCAAGAAACTGATACTCCTAAAGCATATGTTGCAAATTTGCGTCCTCCTTTCAGAGCTCCAGCAAAGTTTTACGCACATGGATTACGAGA ATTGATTGACGGATGTTGGAGTCAGGATCCGTTCATGAGACCCACATTTGCGCAAATTATAGTAATTTTGGAGGATATCCACAACCAGCTAATTCATAAAAGCCGATGCAAG TTTCAATTGATGAAGTGCCTGCAGAACATCGGGTCAGTATTTAAGCTTGATTGTTCCGGTCGAAGTAGTCATTCATCTCATTCTAACAATTTTAACAGCCGATGA
- the LOC124937543 gene encoding uncharacterized protein LOC124937543, which translates to MAGTGEAEAISVKFEGFSIREYVSKTRSTNVMKCWPFGDGTTSEQMMRNFLPPISVEKFRWWSHEFDLLKSDEQLRRPLICGESSKSVPFKPVKNSGGESSTVMMRSIRVKRKKRSILEIFAEEDADEGNDPQNLKLMALREVGLGLKQRKTMKERKNNKKKSKLKDESDKQNVGLKLKKIIGSERVDRHVESSMRKEKPLKVKMHSSVAITKKPINKSRFNKGLLKGTSHHIVSTKDMCQMKSLTEQHEKNKNPGISKSKGKNKKPIVPVRGILKKYKEDDILVKRSTLDNNNNPEDDCERNLISLAPKSGRHVRFSGKDDVVVSSPSKQLEETEASASPLGGTNKRSDEIPEVQFTCDREFVRPQIGFRGEHFHETSTLLNEVALPNTEGHRMFATSYGVASNDTTYGLDPRNLPRYGSNTSTIPSNNAKKNPMLPDQYFGTYSSSSSSYIPISDDGRAAVFPYGRYHHLTPKELMWSICSVPPERKQREFTNGLFGLPLNSQGELIQLNSTGEASFNQMMMPASTPLRASTSSYSYSSRPTSSSSSLDMWKNEETRRKLNHLSFLETELHPNQLAPSFIGLSTSSYRENDTNPATTSSSTPTIRLMGKELTVKGSSLEDEKVWTDKEIIAEHRPPPAAAAAAANYGPSDNTVKHNHLGFMMSSSKSTTPSESVPFQLHSNGTTNTSFSMNQYQQRPPFPLEFPFINQQDHDNNSEELLLQPSWFKKHNYHHHPYSFSRANINSDSRRHSMQPTIGGVSYPYPQQQQQQQQQRLPFQAYSQLAPFSGGTSHGGIINRFTSDHVRRNRSATVEEKKWRKRSASRSSIASSGKPCKKIPNNSMEIESVDQEGNKMMGSNGNEDICRPMLMYSTIISSPSSVAPINEVSGSEKSASAALLLHRQ; encoded by the exons ATGGCTGGAACTGGAGAAGCGGAAGCTATATCGGTGAAGTTTGAAGGATTCTCGATTCG AGAGTACGTTTCGAAAACGAGATCTACGAACGTGATGAAATGTTGGCCGTTCGGCGACGGTACTACGAGCGAACAGATGATGAGAAACTTTCTACCTCCGATTTCCGTCGAGAAGTTCCGGTGGTGGTCTCATGAGTTCGACCTTTTGAAATCGGATGAACAACTTAGGCGGCCTTTGATTTGCGGAGAATCTTCTAAATCAGTACCGTTTAAGCCAGTTAAAAATTCCGGTGGTGAGAGTAGTACTGTGATGATGAGATCTATTAGAgtgaagagaaagaagagatcTATTTTGGAGATTTTTGCTGAGGAAGATGCGGATGAAGGAAATGATCCTCAAAACTTGAAGTTAATGGCGTTGAGAGAAGTCGGTTTAGGCCTAAAGCAACGAAAGACGATGAAAGAGAGGAAGAACAACAAAAAGAAATCGAAATTGAAGGATGAATCAGATAAACAAAATGTAGGGCTCAAATTAAAGAAGATAATCGGAAGCGAACGTGTGGATCGACACGTTGAATCATCTATGAGAAAG GAGAAGCCCCTTAAAGTCAAAATGCACTCTTCAGTTGCAATCACTAAAAAGCCAATCAACAAATCAAGATTCAACAAGGGATTGCTGAAAGGGACATCTCACCACATTGTTTCCACCAAAGATATGTGCCAAATGAAATCGTTAACTGAACAACATGAGAAGAACAAAAACCCTGGAATATCAAAGTCAAAAGGAAAAAACAAAAAGCCTATTGTTCCTGTTCGCGGTATTCTCAAGAAGTATAAAGAAGATGATATTTTGGTGAAGAGGTCCacattagataataataataatcctgaGGATGATTGTGAAAGAAACTTAATAAGCCTGGCACCAAAATCGGGCAGACATGTGAGGTTCTCCGGGAAGGATGATGTAGTAGTTTCGTCTCCTTCGAAACAGTTAGAAGAAACTGAAGCTTCAGCTTCTCCTCTCGGAGGAACGAACAAAAGGAGTGATGAAATACCAGAAGTTCAATTCACATGTGACAGGGAGTTTGTAAGGCCTCAAATTGGCTTTAGAGGAGAGCATTTTCATGAAACCTCTACACTTCTAAACGAAGTAGCTTTGCCTAATACTGAAGGTCATCGAATGTTTGCTACAAGCTACGGAGTTGCATCAAATGACACGACTTATGGTCTCGATCCTAGAAATTTACCTCGTTATGGCTCAAACACAAGTACAATTCCAAGCAATAATGCAAAGAAGAATCCAATGCTACCTGATCAGTACTTTGGGACTTATTcttcatcgtcatcatcatatATTCCTATTTCTGATGATGGAAGAGCAGCTGTCTTTCCATATGGAAGATACCACCATTTAACTCCGAAAGAATTGATGTGGAGTATATGTTCAGTACCCCCAGAGAGAAAACAAAGGGAATTTACAAACGGTCTGTTCGGTTTGCCTCTGAATTCACAAGGCGAGTTAATCCAATTGAATTCAACCGGTGAGGCCAGTTTTAACCAGATGATGATGCCAGCAAGTACTCCATTAAGAGCCAGtacttcttcttattcttattcttccAGACCCacaagcagcagcagcagcttaGATATGTGGAAGAATGAAGAGACTAGAAGGAAATTAAACCACTTAAGTTTTCTTGAAACTGAATTGCATCCCAATCAGCTGGCACCTTCATTTATAGGGTTGAGTACTTCTTCTTATAGAGAAAACGATACTAATCCAGCAACAACTAGCAGCAGCACGCCAACAATCCGACTAATGGGTAAAGAGTTGACAGTCAAGGGGAGTAGTCTAGAGGATGAGAAAGTTTGGACCGATAAAGAAATCATAGCTGAACATCGACCACCACCGGCGGCTGCTGCCGCCGCCGCCAATTATGGACCATCCGATAACACAGTAAAACATAATCATTTGGGTTTCATGATGTCCTCGTCCAAAAGTACTACACCATCTGAATCAGTTCCATTTCAGTTGCATTCTAATGGCACAACAAATACAAGTTTCTCCATGAACCAATACCAGCAGAGGCCGCCTTTTCCCTTGGAGTTTCCTTTCATAAACCAGCAAGATCATGATAATAATAGTGAAGAGCTCCTACTCCAACCGTCTTGGTTTAAGAAACATAACTATCATCATCACCCCTACTCATTCTCTAGAGCTAACATTAATTCAGACAGCCGACGTCACTCAATGCAGCCAACGATAGGCGGCGTCTCCTATCCCTACCCTCAACAACAACAGCAACAGCAGCAACAGCGTCTTCCCTTTCAAGCCTATAGCCAATTAGCTCCATTCAGTGGTGGTACTAGTCATGGAGGAATAATCAACAGGTTTACTAGTGATCATGTGAGAAGAAACAGAAGTGCAACGGTTGAAGAAAAGAAATGGAGAAAGAGAAGTGCTTCGAGATCatccatagcttcttctggGAAGCCTTGTAAGAAGATACCTAATAATAGTATGGAGATTGAAAGTGTTGATCAGGAAGGGAACAAGATGATGGGTTCAAATGGAAATGAGGATATTTGCAGGCCAATGTTAATGTATTCTACCATCATCTCATCACCATCATCAGTAGCTCCGATTAATGAAGTTTCTGGATCGGAGAAATCTGCTTCTGCTGCGCTGCTGCTGCACag GCAGTAA